Sequence from the Mixophyes fleayi isolate aMixFle1 chromosome 4, aMixFle1.hap1, whole genome shotgun sequence genome:
TTCTGAGTTGTATAACTGCTCGTGTGGCAGGGGCAGGAGAGACACAAAGCTGTCTGAATGAGCAATCTGCTTGTGTGACACcatttaggtaaaaaaaaaaaaaaaaaaaagagggtagCATAATACCCCCCTAATCTTTTTGCCCTGGTCAATATACAGACCTCTAGGAGAAAGTCATAGAAACACAGAATATGATGGCAGCAAAATCACCTACAGGTCTGTCcttcttttatatttaatttttagggTCAACTGATTTTCAGGCTCATACTCTAACTCAGGTTTGCAGCAATAAAAGATGACCGGTCAGTGGTACGCCGGCCCAGGGCAGACACACACTTCTACGCATTACTTGCCTGTATATAACTACAACTGTGTACACGCTCACATGAATGCTCCCTTTACTGCAGGTCGCCAGAGATAGAGTCGTGAAGGGCTGGAAATTCCTGGAGGATTTGACTGATATTGATGCAGATTACGGCTCTGGCTACCCAAACGGTCAGTtataattagagagagagatcTGCAAGGCACGGTCACTCTATCCTTCCATAAGGAACTCATTGTTTCCACAGAACAATCGGCTTGAATCCTGGGTCAGGCATACACAAACTTCATCACTAGGGGGCGTAACAATCCGTCATTGTAATGTCCTCATTGCATTGGTGGCTTTGTAAATGTAATTCTGCTTTTTAAATATTCTCTTCcttatattgttaatttattgaTACTTCATAGGGTACAGGGGGACAACCTGACACTTGagctgctgtagaactacaagtcccatcataaaACATGTTTGTTCCTTCCCCCCCACACACCATCTGTTCAGTCTTCTATAGAGCGGGAGATTAGTGTTCGGTTTATTGTACTCTGTAGTATACACTACAGATGGATGTGTACTCTTTATGACTCAATTTGTCATTATGATTCCTTTCCAACTTTGTAATCAACTTTTTTCTGTATCTAGTGGAAGAATGTGTCGGTGAGTAATTGTATCTTTCCCATTAGTTTGCCGTCAGTAACCCTGGGCTGTTTGTTACATTAATCTGTGTTCTGTTATAGACCCGCAGCCTTGCCTCCCCTGCACACTGACATGTTGTATTGCCAAGATAGAAGCTGGAATGTGGTCTTTGTTACCTGATCAATATTCTCTAGATCAATGTTGGACACATTCCGGTCACCGTGGCTACTGTAAAAGCGACATGATGACTGGGTCAGGCTCCCCGTTCATTGTTCATGTAATTGCTTCATGTGTGACTAGGGCTTGCAGACGCGCTGTGTTGTCACGGCGTTCTGCGGTATTAGATGTAAACGCTAGTGATGATGTGGCTGTAGTAACCCTGAGTGCTAACGCTGTACCATTAATTAGAGCTCACAGCCAGTCTGTTGTTAGTTCCCAAAAAGTGCATTGGAGAGGAGAGCCTTAGGGTGCCATGGGCTGGTGCAGTGTGGTGTTTGTCTAATATATTGGGTAGCTCTATGGTAGCCGCTATTGGGTTGGAAGCCACCTTTCCTTTGAGTGTGAATCGTCACACTCTCGAGCACATTGTGTGGCTTGCTCATTGCGGCGGGGATGTGGCAGGGAAGCAGTGTATACAATGCCGTCTAAATCCAGGCCGCTCGGGGGGCTTTTATTGTACAGCTTCAGGATAtcttgtgttttattgttttcctCCCAAACAGACCCAAAGACCAAAGAGTGGCTTGTCCGACACCTGGACCCGGTCTTTGGATACCCACAGTTTGTCCGCTTCAGCTGGAGCACGGCGCAGACTATCTTGGACAACAAAGCCGCCCCTGTGCTGTGGTAAGAGATGACTGCAGAGTGCTAATGTAGTTAGGGCAGATTGTATGTGCTgtaaggaggggggagggggggggggttagtgtgTACTGTGGTGAGAAGAAAAGGCTGCAGTATTGGTGAATAGTCGGGTGCGCACAGGAGTATAGACAGAGACTTTGCGCTACTGGTGGCTGGGTGCGCTACTGTTGTGTTTTGCGCGGGTTATGTTGTGGAGACTGACAAAGCCGAGGTCTGCGGTGCTTGGTGAACAAAGAACTGATAATGGGCTACTAGAAGAATCAATGTGGATGTGTGACTGTGAGAGAAGGGGATACTGACCATATTGGTGATGGGAAGAAAGCCTCTGTACTACAGAATGAGCCAAAGATATTTGTCACAGCAGCAGTGCGGGAATTTGATCCTCACTGCAAGTCTTCTGTCTGGGGTTGTCCAGTATTCTGCTTTCTGGCCGTGTGACGGATAATAGGATAGTGACTTCAGTAATGGCTTAAAGAAAGCGGGTTTAGTCCATGGCTCAAGCTGGTAGCATGAAGAAAGCAATTTATCGTCATTTAGGTAAATGCAGTTACATTTTTATGATGCAATCTATTTTTCATGCGACCGCGCAccaccaataaaatataaaaaagcacTTAAAAATAAACTGCGCAATTTTAGACATTTTCCCCAGCGCATGTGTGTGAACGAACCCTTTAATGTTTTAAAGGACACTGCTGTGAGTCTCTGAGTATCCCAATTGAGCAGTAATGTATGCAGTAGCTGTGCAAGTCCTGCTGATACACGCCCAGCAGAGGGCAGCAGTGTGCTGCCCGTACATAAAGGGACGTGCCACCCCCTTAACCTGCCCGCAGTTACTGTAACAGTGGGTCACGGATTTCCGGCCCAGCTGGCCCTGGTGGTTAGTAACATTTGCACTGATTAGCAGTGTCAGATTATACAGGGTGATGGAGGGTGGGGGGAGGTCAGACAGACCTTGTGTTGCATTAAGTAGGATTTCAGCACACGTCTCCCTCCCATCCCCCCACACATCTAATTGCCTGGGAGATGAGCATCAGGTCCTTGAACTGCTGTTAGCAAAGTAAATCTCAGGCCGTCTGTATTATGAACAGTGCATCCATCTACTTGAGTCTAAGACACGTCTGCGTTATATCTTTCATGCAGGGGGGATGATGACGATCAAACTGCTGGAAAATCATCATCCCAGTCTCTCCTCTCCTTCTTTTCTGCTGCAAAGGAATCCGGGAAGCCCCAGAGCCACCGATTCTTCCTGGAGCGACAGCTGGAGACGCTGGTTGATTTGTAGGGGAATGTTCGACTATAGATTAACACAAAAATCCTCATCTAGTGTTATAGCCGCTCTCCCCAACTTGTCAATGCGCTGGAAATATCATCCAGTTATACCAAATGTTACTGTACCGATATATCCGTATCAAAGGTGTTCATAATTCTGTAATGCTGAAACAAAGAAcaaatgattcatggttcataggTTTCAGCATTGCAGATTTGGTAAAATCTTCCATATGAACGCTTGGGTGTAAACAGTCTCTTGGGGCTCCTCTGTGTGACCTGTTTGGGAGAGGGGGGCAGATCCCTGACCTGGAGAGGGGGAGTCTGTTCATTGTGTCCTCACTGTTATGTTACTGAGCACCATGTCTTGGTCCTGCATGACACCGATATTGGAGGCCTTTTTCCTGCATCTGGACTCATGTTAGTGTTTTGCTGCAGTCACGTAAAGTTTTTGTGTATAACGTTAAATAAACTTGTTTACAATTTCCagatctgtgtttgtgtggtgtTTTGTGTTTCAAAATTTCGGTGGGAATAAATAGTAACAGCAAATTGAACTGGTAAATGTCTAATTTTCATGTTGTCTCTTCCGGCTGGGTGTCACAGGTCAACCTTGTGTCTGAGCGATGAGTTATTGATTTGTAAAACCATTTTTGCCACAGTTTATAGTGTAAATTAATACTGTGTTATAGGAAGGTCTTCTAGAGTAGCAAGTGGAAGGGGGGGGGTTCAACTGCTTCTTTCACTTCCGAAATATTTATGGGTTGTGTAGGGATAATACAGGTGGCCATATAGGACAACTCTGAGCATAGAAATAGCATTGATGAGTTCTAGCAATTGGGGCACCTTCATCACAGGACTAGGTCACTTCCATTGTCACTAGCTGATGACCACACATAGCTTCCAATAGCAGCTTCCAGCCGGCCCCATCTATCGGCACAACCAATAATGATCACATCATTGTAGATTTAATTACCACCAGGCTTGTTTTGAGGCAACACGCTGCAATATTGCTTAACACACAGGCATAGGTTTACTGGATGCAATAAGACTGTCGAAAAGAGACATTAATGTATAGATTTATTTTCGGGTCTGCTTTGATAACAGTACAGACTAGTATTTCAATAAAGAATTTTGTTTCCCACCAAGCCCTCttattacacccccccccccttccccctgctcACAGGTAAAAATTGATTAACACTGAGGTTTTGTGAAGGAGACGGGTAGCAATATTTTCATAATCGGGTAAAATGAATGATTGTACAGTAGCATGAAATATTAGAGTATAAGCTATTTGACTCAGCTTGTGCTTATGGAGACGTATCTCAATTCTTTTGTAGCCTGGTCAGTTGTGTGTTAAAGATAAGCACTTGGGGAGGTGGGGGTGAGGGGGAAGGGCAGGTACAGGGCTAGGAAATGGCTTATTGGAAAAAGGAGATTGGTTAGAACATGAGTAACCAAGATAGCTCCATTTACTTTATGCCCCGTTGCCGCTACCACTTCCATCCATATCTAGTTGGACATTTCTCTTGCGCAAAGCTCTTCTCACCCGATTATGTGGGATTTTGTGAGGATCCTGATAACACTTCTCCGGATATCCTGATGACCCTTCGGGGGCGGTATCTAGATCTGCGTGGGTGGGGTTCTGTTCATGGTCCTCCCCCTCTTCTGGCGGAGTGATGCAAAAGCAGTCTTCAGTCATGGACACAAATGTGTGCTTCCAGATGGTGTCGCACAGCTGTTGTCCTGATACAAACTTCTGCAAGGGAATCATTGTTATATTTAGCGAATAAGTTACCCAATTAAgtttaataacaaataaaataaaacgtgCATTAAAAGTAACTGTTTTTAAGTTACAAGATTAGGTTaacctagtttttttttttttttttaaatgtttgcttGCGCTAGCTAAATTGCAATACATCAAATTGCCCATCTGccctactttatttttttaaatgattcttAAGTGCCAGCGTGCAATTTTTCTGGAACCACAAAAGACCACAGGTTGAGCGCCACTGAAATTATGAAGCGTTCGAGGAGCATTGATTAACTTGGTTGTTAGAACAGCTCAGCTCATCCATTACACTTCAGTACTTATCGGGGTTGCGTATATAAACTGCCCTGTTAGCGACTTCATTATATGCCACAACGGGTATTTTCAGTTGTTTTCTACGCCAATTAAAGTCATTCAAGTTTAAAGAATCAATGAAAATATCATGATATATCCCCAAACGCTGTAATTGTAAGTCCAAAGTTAGTGGACGCACTTTAGAGTTTAGCTTCCTGAAAAATATGACTATACGTCGTCCGTATTGGGTACATCTGCTTAATAGAGAGTTGGTCACCCAATTGCACTTGGGGAGAGGTCTGAATCCAGTGGGGCAGGTACTAGACAAATAGTTGTAAGGGTCAAGGCTGACTAAAATTGTGTTTTATAGCTGTAAGTGATCTGGTGCTGGGTTCCTGTGACATGGAGCATTATATTGCTGAAGGAACCCGTTTGCAGGTATTTATAACGCTGCTTGAAAGGAGGAAGCTGCTTGACCTCAGTGTTCTGATAAACAGTGGCAGGCAAACTCTGCCTTGAAATGCCACCAACCCTACACCATTACACCCAAAGCTGAAAACTTTgctatgtgtggaattatatgAGCTAAAATATCACATTTTACTTGTCTGTGACACGTTAGAATCCACAATATAGGGACAATAACGTTCTGAGGCCGTGATAATGACGTGTATTGTCCAGAAGGTGAAGTGGTCAGTGGTCCTTTACTTTGATGGGATAATGCAGATATTATTCCAATATGGAATAAGAGGATCAGtggttcaccccccccccctccatgatGGGATAAGTGCATTTGACATAAGGGATTGCTGTAGGATAATGGGATCATTCAGATCAGGAGTACAATTTGGTTAAGATTATTGCAATAATTCCTGTTGCTGTGACAGACGTGCATTTAGCAGGAGGAAGGCTGGGACTTGCTTCTCCATAACCCAAGGTTCAGTCCGACTCCTGCCTGCACACAGGTGGATCAGTGAACACACAGCCATGTTGATGGAGAGTTCAACCCTATGTGTGTAAAGACTCCACCATAAGGTAATACATTCCATGCAAGTGGCAAACAGTGGACGGGAAACTCACCTGTGTGTACGTGATGCAGCCTTTGTTGCAGTTCCTGACCGAGGATGTAAACCCGGAACATATTAAATCTTTTCTGCAAGCGTCAAACCTGCCACGACAAGAGAGAGCCCCGATGTcttagctatataaataaatggtattaatAACGTAAAGACAAAACTATATACTATTTGCTCTTATTGCtggaggcttagtggttagcacttctgcctcacaacactggggtcgattcctgaccatggccttatctgtgaggagtttgtatgttctccccgtgtttgcgtgggtttcctccgggtgctttggtttcctcccacactccaaaaacatactagtaggttaattggctgctatcaaattgaccctagtctctctgtgtatgtgttagggaatttagactgtaagccccaatggagcagggactgatgtgagcgagttctctgtacagcgctgcggaattggtggcgctatataaataaatgatgattgccTGTACATAGTGACTTGCATGATTGTATATTTTATGGAGAGAGTTTTTCTGGACAATTATGTTTATTGAAGGTATTTTATGTGAACTTTTAGACATAGTACTACAAGAGCAGGAGACACCTGGGATACCCAATTCCCAGCTCTCAGACAAAACGCAAACAAATACTTTCAGAGCTGTTGGGTCTTTCTCTATCTTTGGCATAGGCAGCAAACCTGTTTAGGCTTTGTAAGTCCCTGTGTGTTGACATCACTGCGCAGCGCCCCTGCGTGAATTCAGACCTAGGAGTGTCCAGTACACAGACCACTCCGGGGCATCGGCCAGTTGGAGCCAGCTCAGATGTCACACCAGGGCTCAGGAGCCTTTTTCTGCTACATGTTGCACTGATTAAAGCTCCTCCCACACATTAAGATTTTAGTTGATTAGTTTTGGCAATTGGATCATGGCTAAAGAAAAAAAGCAACATCTGGTTTAACAGAATGTGATCGGTTTGGGCCTGTTCTAATAGAATGGAAAAAGAAGTTGGTCAATTGTTTGGTGTGTAAAGCCATTGGTCAGCCCCTAAAGAGTAGATGTGAGGATCACTTTAATTATTGTATTCATTACTGCATTACATTGGATCGTTGCAATCTAATCGGATCTGTGCAGTTTGGCCTTCTACTATCCAATCGTATTGCAGTGATCCAGTACGATCGGGTTGCGCCATGTGCAGCCAGGATTAGACAATCTAGCTTGCCAATTTTTGTCCTGCCGTAACATTTAAGGCGACTGCAGAGCAATTTAAGTTATAATATCAGAGTGTTGTGTTTTCCATCCTAATTCATCAGCACAAACCGTACCTGTGTAAAACCTCTTACTTACTCGAGACCCACTTACTTATATTTGTATAGACTTTTTAATTAAAGTGTCCCAGTTGTTTACACACTGTGGCGGCAGCCATTTtggtgggctgaaccaatatccaaGGCATACTAGATTGGTTCATACCATATCATAAAGGCGTAGTCTTACCATCCATCACAGAACTTGTCACACAGGGGCAGTTCATGGATTCCAGCAACAGACTTGGGGTGACCCCACTTGGCAATATGTGGGGAGCAGAGGTACATGCATTGTACCCGGTTCACATACTCCTCACACCtgggaggggagagagacagaaaacGTGAGCTCATTCCTGGCAAATGTTTCCAGTAAATATGGAAGGCCGGGTGGGGCAGTTACCTGGGGCTGAGGGGTCCACATCCATCCCATGGGAAGGGAGCAGAGGAAACGGCATCTATTTGTTCCGAAGAACAGCAAGAATCTGGAAATTGGATAAACGGATGTAGACAGCAATATAAGTTTGCAAGATATTGAACATGCTTCTGATGgaaatgttgtaaaaaaaaaagaataaaaggacACGGTGAGTGAAAATAATGTCAGGGGCAAACAGAGTTAGTGGGAATGGATTGgagatttattttaaagtttgatCTGGTATCAATGTTATTAGAGATGTCTGTACAGCACCGTCGTACTAGCTCTGTCTCCACAGAGTCAGGGCCTGACTAAGACACAACTAAGTCCATAAACTTATGTATCTGTGGCTGCATTTTGAGTTGCGTGTATGTTAAGGTATGCGCAACTGTAACCCTAGCGTGTAGATACGTCTGGTGCAAAACATGCATTCGGCATCAGCAACTTGGAAACTTGCACCAGGCCTGTGGGACACGCAAAGTCAACTGTACTAAAATTTCCAAGGGGTGTGGCTGAGTTTCGTACCCGCCCATCTAGCGTAGTGAACTTACAGGCGAGCGACCCTGACGCAAGTGCAAGTGGGCGCAAGTTTAAGATTCGCTCAGCGGAGGATGCGAGAATAAGTTATGCGCAGTGCGACAAACTTAACGCAAGTCAAATTTCTAGGTGACGTAAATAGACttttgtccaactctaaatcaggacgTCAGTTGACAACCATAAGTGAAAGGCATTATTCCTGCTTAATGTGTAATCATTTCTATCACAAGGAATCCAgcttaaatatatgtaaatttagTACTCTGCATCTGTTGCATAAAAATGAAATTATCTCATGCGATAAACCAATATTCTATGAATTCGGCGACGTCACTGATTCATAGTGAGTTAATAGCTTGCATTCCTACAAATATTGGTTCacgacacaaaatggctgcctccgctatgTGTAGATGACCAGTGCACTTTATAATGGAAACTACCTCAAGGGGCATAAATGTCTATTCAAGAGTACTGGTAGAAGATATAGGCACCATAAACTATAATACTATAAAAAGGTAGAGGTCAgaagaataaaataatttagatGACGTACAGAGGAGTGGAGGAGGATAGGAGTCAGATGCATGTAGACGTGACCACAAGGTCAGACAGATTAGATACAAAGACATTATCAGAGGTCATTGTAACACAAATTACACGCATGGACTGTTTGGAAATCTGGTTGTAAATTTATAAAGGTGGggaccaatcaggttctagctgtcattttgtagaatgttctaaatagatgataactaggatctgattggttgcaataggcagcatctccactttttcaaacctgcagcttgataaatctatcccctgGACTGCTGTGTGAGTTTTGTGTGAGATGATGTGGTTAAGAAGTGGAGGCACTGCAGAGCTTACAGTCATAGTGAAAGAAAAACAAGAATAGAGGCCAGGAGGTAATGTGATTTATTGTAAGGTCAACATAAAGGTGAAACCATTGTATGCAGTGCCGGAGGTCAGTATTGTAAAAGTGGTAGGTAGTTCAAGACACAAGTCAGAGACAAAATAAAGGTGTGCAGATGGCcagaatttaaaatataataaggcAGGATGGAGGTGCTGTGTGTCAGGGATGGTAGAGGACAGTATAGTAGATGATAAGGCAGGATGGAGGTGCTGTGTGTTAGGGATGGTAGAGGACAGTATAGTAGATGATAAGGCAGGATGGAGGTGCTGTGTGTCAGGGATGGTAGAGGACAGTATAGTAGATGATAAGGCAGGATGGATGTGCTGTGTGTCGGATGGTAGAGGACAGTATAGTAGATGATAAGGCAGGATGGAGGTGCTGTGTGTCAGGGATGGTAGAGGACAGTATAGTAGATGATAAGGCAGGATGGAGATGCTGTGTGTCAGGGATGGTAGAGGACAGTATAGTAGATGATGAGGCAGGATGGAGGTGCTGTGTGTTAGGGATGGTAGAGGACAGTATAGAAGATTATAAGGCAGGATGGAGGTGCTGTGTGTCAGGGATGGTAGAGGACAGTATAGAAGATTATAAGGCAGGATGGAGGTGCTGTGTGTCAGGGATGGTAGAGGACAGTATAGTAGATTATAAGGCAGGATGGAGGTGCTGTGTGTCAGGGATAGTATAGGACAGTATAGTAGATTATAAGGCAGGATGGAGGTGCTGTGTGTCAGGGATGGTAGAGGACAGTATAGAAGATGATAAGGCAGGATGGAGGTGCTGTGTGTCAGGGATGGTAGAGGACAGTATAGTAGATGATAAGGCAGGATGAAGTTGCTGTGTGTCAGGGATGGTAGAGGACAGTATAGTAGATGATAAGGCAGGATGGAGGTGCTGTGTGTCAGGCATGGTAGAGGACAGATTAGAAGATTATAAGGCAGGATGGAGGTGATGTGTGTCAGGGATAGTATAGGGCAGTATAGAAGATGATAAGGCAGGATGGAAATGCTGTGTGTCAGGCATGGTAGAGGACAGATTAGAAGACGATACAGCAGGATGGAGGTGCTGTGTGTCAGGGATATAGTATAGGACAGTATAGAAGGTTATAAGGCAGGATGGAGATGCTGTGTCAGGGATGGTAGAGGACAGTATAGAAGATAATAAGGCAGGGTGGAGATGCTGTGTGTCAGGCATGGTAGAGGACTGATTAGAAGACGACACGGCAGGATGGAGGTGCTATGTGTCAGGAATAGCATAGGACAGTATAGAAGAAAAGGCAGGATGAAGGTCCTGTGTCAGGGATAGTAGAGGACAGTATAGAACATTATAAGGCAGGATGGAGGTGCTGTGTGTCAGGAATAGTACAGGAAAGTATAGAAGATCATAAGGCAGGATGGAGGTGATGTGTGTCAGGCACGGTAGAGGACAGTATAGAAGATGATAAGGCAGGATGAAGTTGCTGTGTGTCAGGGATGGTAGAGGACAGTATAGTAGATGATAAGGCAGGATGGAGGTGCTGTGTGTCAGGGATGGTAGAGGACAGTATAGTAGATGATAAGGCAGGATGGAGGTGCTCTGTGTCAGAAATAGTACAGGAAAGTATAGAAGATAATAAGGCAGGATGGAGGTGATGTGTGTCAGGGATAGTATAGGGCAGTATAGAAGATGATAAGGCAGGATGGAAATGCTGTGTGTCAGGCATGGTAGAGGACAGATTAGAAGACGATACAGCAGGATGGAGGTGCTGTGTGTCAGGGATATAGTATAGGACAGTATAGAAGGTTATAAGGCAGGATGGAGATGCTGTGTCAGGGATGGTAGAGGACAGTATAGAAGATAATAAGGCAGGGTGGAGATGCTGTGTGTCAGGCATGGTAGAGGACAGATTAGAAGACGACACGGCAGGATGAAGGTGCTATGTGTCAGGAATAGCATAGGACAGTATAGAAGAAAAGGCAGGATGAAGGTCCTGTGTCAGGGATAGTAGAGGACAGTATAGAACATTATAAGGCAGGATGGAGGTGCTGTGTGTCAGGAATAGTATAGGACAGTATAGAAGATTATAAGGCAGGATGGAGGTGCGGTGTATCAGGGATAGTATAGGACAGTATAGAAGGTTATGGAGGTGCTGTGTCAGGGATGGTAGAGGACAGTATAGAAGATGATAAGGCAGGATGGAGGTGCTGTGTGTCAGGGATAGTATAGGACAGTATAGAAGATTATAAGGCAGGATGGAGGTGCTGTGTATCAGGGATAGTATAGGACAGTATAGAAGGTTATGGAGGTGCTGTGTCAGGGATGGTAGAGGACAGTATAGAAGATGATAAGGCAGGATTGAGGTGCTATGTGTCAGGGATAGCATAGGACAGTATAGAAGATAAGGCAGGATGGAGGTCCTGTGTCAGGGATAGTAGAGGACAGTATAGAACATTATAAGGCAGGATGGAGGTGCTGTGTGTCAGGAATAGTATAGGACAGTATAGAAGATTATAAGGCAGGATGGAGGTGCGGTGTATCAGGGATAGTATAGGACAGTATAGAAGGTTATGGAGGTGCTGTGTCAGGGATGGTAGAGGACAGTATAGAAGATGATAAGGCAGGATGGAGGTGCTGTGTGTCGGGCATGGTAGAGGACA
This genomic interval carries:
- the RTBDN gene encoding retbindin, yielding MSVLLFPLLSSFLLFSLTSGSPGSCLVDWQQKKTATVEPGLKKCQQYSSHSCCSSEQIDAVSSAPFPWDGCGPLSPRCEEYVNRVQCMYLCSPHIAKWGHPKSVAGIHELPLCDKFCDGWFDACRKDLICSGFTSSVRNCNKGCITYTQKFVSGQQLCDTIWKHTFVSMTEDCFCITPPEEGEDHEQNPTHADLDTAPEGSSGYPEKCYQDPHKIPHNRVRRALRKRNVQLDMDGSGSGNGA